Proteins co-encoded in one Anabas testudineus chromosome 8, fAnaTes1.2, whole genome shotgun sequence genomic window:
- the LOC113156282 gene encoding fas-binding factor 1 homolog isoform X4: protein MKQAQEGRSQTLHLLRLQHATTRSSPSLKCVFTLLNLCFSATCCKNSESGDDNEGLGQSSYTKDLDDPLADLLDDLLPDETKTESKTRLQQTKPEKSVQSPPASPILKNKTSKTTKKPTELKFDDDKDDLMDALGFDSDKNNSKKKETSLWSNKERSEAPQRARTRLDEILESLTSPRLLERPPTGERKDQSQEKQQQEKTAGMKELLLEDDLTFGSYQPTLGSTPEGRQSRRQSVRFSTEDVSASSPEKKSKPTTPTPTRHRSSADWLGLKANNDNALLEDDAKETKTSAESPKAPSSPLLERKSSLTSSHATAAAKVAADTPAPTVNISKQSNTEASKSQKKDDEESDWLAGALSRKKALPNSEAKTSKQEDSFDLREDFSEQVTTQAPRDREDTLMPAKETSNTFLAQPSPAANSTPVRDEKPKQVPQANQTSALVQQQVTFSADSLQQLLLQQQMMQSQLLGLGGVADAGALQRLKDRERHLGDNEALQARIIQLEGQVKTLQLERDQNQILLESLQQRHKQDIELMENTQKTRVKLLEDSAAQRDTRARQEYEDLMERLATVTRSAEQERSELQAQYQRKLAQAQQDRDREVERLRDLQRKSILEMKKDHEDQIQRLKKLKDEEIDAVTSATSQTRSLTVVIEQMEQFSSRLGEISSQVESTHEHTAHGLEQGARHRDEQLRIMQDRLAQQQKAMADERAYLKEIISRMDTQLNEQQRQLEKERWKMTAEQAKAESMQRALEEERRSLSMQMNMEREELERAKSALLEEQKSVMQHCAEERRKLAAEWAHFHTQERQRHERAEREVSSLLEKREGSILSLAQDQADLKLRTAELKQKEKTVAQEQESLDRLKEELERERERITSTALRLKTRAQEVEAFSKLSAEKYEEGERALQEAKRVEAEHDARLRKIQIQTEQLRQQEQRMVQDQIRLNHLQKEANTRHNPPITPLTQIISPVLEADSGSSLQNPELTTLHIAPPSSLPNTQAMALQASLALWKYTAEKDREFLQEEQIFLENLKKKSYRSYLNTD from the exons ATGAAGCAAGCACAGGAGGGAAGAAGCCAAACTCTGCACCTTCTACGTCTGCAGCACGCAACTACAAGAAGTTCACCTTCTCTG aagtgtgtgtttactctgctgaatctgtgtttttctgctacCTGCTGCAAAAATTCAGAGAGTGGCGATGACAATGAAGGTCTTGGTCAGTCATCTTACACTAAAG ATCTTGATGACCCACTGGCCGACCTGCTTGATGATCTTCTTCCAGATGAAACCAAGACTGAATCTAAAACTAGATTGCAGCAGACTAAACCTGAAAAATCTGTCCAATCCCCACCTGCATCTCCTATtctaaagaataaaacat ctaaaacaacaaagaaaccaACTGAGCTTAAATTTGATGATGACAAGGACGACCTAATGGATGCACTTGGATTTGACAGTgataaaaacaattcaaagaaaaaagagactTCTCTTTGGTCCAACAAGGAAAG GAGTGAGGCTCCTCAGAGAGCCCGAACAAGACTAGATGAAATTCTGGAGAGTTTGACTTCACCTCGTCTTCTGGAGCGACCACCCACAGGTGAAAGGAAGGACCAGTCtcaagagaagcagcagcaggagaagacaGCTGGTATGAAAG AGCTACTTTTGGAAGATGACCTCACATTTGGATCCTATCAGCCCACTTTGGGATCCACGCCTGAAGGACGTCAGTCGCGCAGACAGTCTGTCCG ATTTTCCACAGAGGATGTCAGTGCCTCAAGCCCAGAGAAGAAATCAAAACCTACCACCCCCACTCCCACTCGACACCGCAGCTCAGCCGACTGGCTAGGCCTCAAGGCAAACAATGATAATGCTCTTCTAGAGGACGATGCCAAAGAGACTAAAACTTCAGCAGAGTCCCCAAAggctccttcctctcctctatTGGAGAGAAAGTCCTCCCTGACTAGTAGCCATGCAACAGCTGCTGCAAAGGTGGCAGCAGACACCCCAGCCCCAACTGTTAATATCTccaaacaaagcaacacagagGCTTCCAAAAGCCAGAAGAAGGATGATGAGGAGAGTGACTGGTTAGCAGGAGCACTGAGCAGGAAGAAGGCTCTGCCTAACTCTGAGGCAAAAACGTCCAAGCAGGAAGACTCTTTTGACCTACGAGAAGACTTCAGTGAACAAGTCACCACACAGGCTCCCAGGGACAGAGAGGACACACTTATGCCTGCCAAGGAAACAAG TAACACTTTTCTTGCACAACCAAGCCCTGCTGCTAACTCCACCCCGGTCAGAGATGAGAAGCCCAAGCAAG ttccACAGGCAAACCAAACATCCGCTCTTGTCCAGCAACAG GTGACATTTTCAGCAGAcagcctgcagcagctgctacTACAACAGCAG ATGATGCAGTCACAGTTGCTGGGTCTAGGAGGTGTTGCAGATGCAGGGGCCCTGCAGAGACTCAAAGACAGAGAGCGTCATCTTGGTGATAATGAGGCTTTACAGGCTCGTATCATTCAGCTAGAGGGACAG GTGAAGACACTGCAGCTTGAACGAGACCAGAACCAAATATTACTTGAGAGTCTCCAGCAGCGGCATAAACAGGATATAGAACTCATGGAGAACACACAGAA GACTCGTGTCAAGCTGCTCGAAGACTCAGCAGCCCAGAGGGACACACGGGCGCGACAGGAGTATGAAGACCTAATGGAACGTCTGGCCACAGTAACGAGATCGGCCGAGCAAGAACGGTCAGAGCTGCAGGCACAGTACCAGCGCAAACTGGCCCAGGCCCAGCAGGACAGAGACCGCGAGGTGGAGAGGCTCAGAGACCTTCAGAG AAAATCTATCTTAGAGATGAAGAAAGACCATGAGGATCAGATCCAAAGACTGAAGAAGTTAAAGGATGAGGAGATTGATGCAGTTACAAGCGCAACGTCTCAGACCAG GTCTCTTACAGTGGTGATTGAGCAGATGGAGCAGTTCTCCTCCCGGCTAGGAGAGATTTCTTCTCAGGTGGAgagcacacatgaacacacagccCATGGCTTAGAGCAGGGGGCACGGCACAGAGACGAGCAGCTTCGAA TAATGCAGGACCGTCTGGCTCAGCAGCAGAAAGCCATGGCAGATGAGAGAGCTTACCTCAAGGAAATTATTTCCAGGATGGACACTCAGCTCaatgagcagcagagacagctTGAGAAG GAGCGCTGGAAGATGACAGCAGAGCAGGCCAAAGCAGAGTCTATGCAAAGAGCCTTGGAGGAAGAACGGCGCTCTCTAAGCATGCAAATGAACATGGAGAGAGAAGAGCTGGAAAGAGCTAAG AGTGCACTGCTGGAGGAGCAGAAATCAGTAATGCAGCACTGTgcggaggagaggaggaagctAGCAGCCGAGTGGGCCCACTTCCACACCCAGGAAAGGCAGAGGCATGAGAGGGCTGAACGGGAGGTCAGCAGCCTCCTGGAGAAGAGAGAAGGCTCCATTTTGAGTCTGGCACAG GATCAAGCTGACCTAAAGCTGCGTACAGCAGAGCtaaaacagaaggaaaagacTGTGGCACAGGAGCAAGAATCTTTAGACAGACTAAAAGAAGAactagaaagagagagagagagaataaccAGCACAGCCCTGAGACTCAAAACACGAGCCCAGGAGGTGGAGGCCTTCAGCAAG CTTTCTGCAGAGAAGTATGAGGAAGGGGAACGAGCACTGCAGGAGGCAAAGCGTGTGGAGGCTGAGCATGACGCACGACTCAGAAAAATCCAAATCCAGACGGAGCAGCTGAGACAGCAAGAACAACGAATGGttcag GATCAAATACGGTTAAATCATCTGCAGAAGGAGGCCAACACAAGACACAACCCTCCCATAACACCTTTAACACAAATTATTTCACCTGTTTTAGAAg CAGACTCTGGTTCATCGTTACAAAACCCTGAACTGACAACCCTACATATTGCCCCTCCCTCTTCGTTGCCTAACACACAGGCCATGGCGCTTCAGGCCAGTCTGGCTCTGTGGAAGTACACTGCAGAAAAG